One genomic window of Cyprinus carpio isolate SPL01 chromosome A23, ASM1834038v1, whole genome shotgun sequence includes the following:
- the LOC109068875 gene encoding nuclear receptor subfamily 4 group A member 1-like, whose product MTCVQSQHGVQTYESSLFSSEFLNPDFTSRLAMDVTDQRDQLSTPSLPSITSLVGGYVGEFDTYSCQIATGAASTCPGGTSGQDLFDLQVYGCYPGTFALSYLDETLSSSGGSNCFGSPASAPSPSTPGFQPMSAWDNTFSPCSPDEGCWGSEKPLNQAASFFTFGHDELSPLGQLHPQLPDQDPFSQSQQHGSPLPFSPLSLEQGSRDGSGLMDGHLSPKVRSPTGNEGCCAVCGDNASCQHYGVRTCEGCKGFFKRTVQKNAKYVCLANKDCPVDKRRRNRCQFCRFQKCLAVGMVKEVVRTDSLKGRRGRLPSKPKVVQDSLSVSSPVNIIASLVTAHIDSDPASGSLDYSKYQESVSGLSEKEDANDIQQFYDLLTGSMDVIRKWAGSIPGFSAFCKEDQELLLESAFVELFILRLAYRSNPETDKLIFCNGVVLHRTQCVRSFGDWIDSIMEFSQSLHRLNLDVSSFSCLATLVIITDRHGLKEPKRIEDLQNHLITCVRDHVSTSTGEATRPNYLSRLLGKLPELRTLCTQGLQRIFYLKLEDLVPPPPIVDKIFMDTLPF is encoded by the exons ATGACCTGTGTTCAAAGTCAACATGGAGTCCAGACCTATGAGAGCTCCCTCTTCAGCTCAGAGTTTTTGAATCCTGACTTCACCTCCAGGTTGGCCATGGATGTGACAGACCAGCGGGACCAGCTCTCCACACCCTCCCTACCCAGCATCACCTCTCTGGTCGGAGGCTACGTTGGGGAGTTTGATACCTACTCATGCCAGATCGCCACGGGAGCTGCTTCTACATGTCCGGGTGGCACCTCCGGGCAGGACTTGTTCGACCTCCAGGTGTACGGCTGTTACCCAGGCACATTCGCTTTGAGTTACCTAGACGAGACGCTGTCCTCTTCAGGtgggtcaaactgctttggaagTCCAGCTTCTGCGCCATCGCCCTCTACCCCGGGATTCCAGCCCATGTCTGCCTGGGACAACACCTTCAGTCCCTGCTCCCCTGATGAGGGCTGCTGGGGTTCAGAAAAGCCTCTGAACCAGGCTGCATCTTTCTTCACATTTGGACATGACGAGCTTTCTCCTTTGGGACAGCTGCATCCACAACTCCCAGATCAGGATCCCTTTTCTCAGTCCCAGCAACATGGTTCTCCACTTCCCTTCAGCCCACTCAGCCTGGAGCAGGGCAGTCGGGATGGCTCAGGACTAATGGATGGACACCTGTCTCCTAAAGTAAGGAGCCCCACAGGAAACGAAGGATGTTGTGCAGTGTGTGGAGACAACGCTTCCTGTCAGCATTATGGGGTGCGCACCTGTGAAGGATGCAAAGGCTTTTTCAAG cGCACAGTACAGAAAAACGCCAAGTATGTTTGCCTCGCCAACAAAGACTGCCCAGTGGACAAAAGGCGGCGAAACAGGTGCCAGTTCTGCCGCTTCCAAAAGTGCCTAGCTGTGGGAATGGTGAAAGAAG TTGTGAGAACAGACAGTCTGAAAGGTAGAAGAGGCCGTCTGCCATCCAAGCCAAAAGTTGTTCAGGACTCCCTGTCTGTCTCTTCACCTGTAAACATCATCGCCTCTCTCGTCACTGCCCATATCGACTCAGACCCTGCCAGTGGAAGTCTAGACTATTCAAAG TATCAGGAATCAGTCTCCGGATTGTCTGAGAAGGAGGATGCCAATGACATACAGCAGTTTTATGACCTGCTAACAGGGTCAATGGATGTGATCAGGAAGTGGGCTGGAAGCATCCCTGGATTCAGTGCCTTCTGTAAGGAGGACCAAGAGCTTCTTCTTGAGTCAGCATTTGTTGAGCTCTTCATACTTCGGCTAGCTTACAG GTCAAACCCTGAGACAGACAAACTTATTTTCTGCAATGGTGTGGTTCTGCACCGGACACAGTGCGTACGCAGCTTTGGTGACTGGATTGACTCCATTATGGAGTTTTCTCAGAGTTTACACCGCTTGAACTTGGACGTATCGTCTTTCTCTTGTCTTGCCACACTGGTCATAATCACAG ATCGACATGGCTTGAAAGAACCCAAACGGATCGAAGACCTCCAAAACCACCTGATCACGTGTGTCAGAGACCACGTCTCCACAAGTACTGGCGAGGCCACCCGGCCCAACTACCTGTCCCGACTCCTGGGCAAACTTCCGGAGCTGAGAACACTGTGCACTCAGGGCCTCCAGCGAATCTTCTATCTTAAACTGGAAGACTTGGTCCCACCTCCACCTATTGTGGATAAAATCTTCATGGACACATTGCCATTCTGA
- the rprm3 gene encoding reprimo, TP53 dependent G2 arrest mediator homolog 3, with protein MNVSHGLLNRTISTARQPLEGVRGCCNFSLITSDGFGSPIQDERDQFIVRLVQIAVLCVLSLTVIFGIFFLGCNLLIKSESMINLLVEDRRPSKDAEMMIAA; from the coding sequence ATGAATGTTTCACACGGGCTACTGAACCGGACGATCTCTACAGCGAGGCAGCCTTTGGAAGGGGTCCGAGGATGCTGCAACTTCTCGTTGATCACGAGCGACGGGTTCGGTTCACCGATTCAGGACGAGCGCGATCAGTTCATCGTGCGTTTGGTGCAGATAGCGGTTCTCTGTGTGCTGTCACTGACTGTCATTTTCGGCATCTTTTTCCTCGGGTGCAATCTGCTCATCAAGTCCGAGAGTATGATCAATCTGCTGGTGGAGGACAGAAGACCTTCCAAAGATGCGGAAATGATGATTGCTGCATGA